One region of Rhodocaloribacter litoris genomic DNA includes:
- a CDS encoding flagellar hook protein FlgE, translating into MIRSLRTAISGLKSHQTRMDVIGNNIANVNTTAFKRGRAAFNELLGQTLLGVGRTAGGSGINPSYVGLGVSVGSIDVNFAQGSLENTGVATDLGLTGDGFFVVRAGERVLLTRAGNFSINNAGELVSNSGLQVQGWALDENGQVQSAGLEDIRIPLNATAPPQLTSNLFLRGNLNAEAAIGDTTSLSTIVYDQQGRALTIVVQFEKTNDNEWTWRIQDSSGNPITDTGGTPQTGVITFNNDGTVDIDGDPATGPDSGPLDQTFNWDINGDGTDETFTLNFADDTGGITQLAGSNTVAVRDQDGSPPGILTGFSINQAGFVELNFSNGNQRKIYQIALGNVSNPNGLQQEGDNLWSLTSSSGSLSLGRAGVELSRTAIVAGTLEMSNVDLATEFTDMIVTQRGYQASARVITTSDELLQETVNLKR; encoded by the coding sequence ATGATTCGCTCCTTACGCACCGCCATCTCGGGCCTGAAGAGTCACCAGACCCGCATGGACGTGATCGGCAACAACATCGCCAACGTGAACACCACCGCCTTCAAACGCGGCCGGGCCGCCTTCAACGAATTGCTCGGCCAGACGCTGCTCGGGGTGGGCCGCACCGCCGGCGGAAGCGGCATCAACCCGTCCTACGTGGGCCTGGGGGTGTCGGTCGGCTCCATCGACGTCAACTTTGCCCAGGGGTCCCTCGAAAACACCGGCGTGGCCACCGACCTGGGCCTCACCGGCGACGGCTTCTTCGTCGTCCGCGCGGGCGAGCGGGTCCTGCTGACCCGGGCCGGCAACTTCTCCATCAACAACGCGGGGGAACTGGTCTCGAACAGCGGCCTGCAGGTGCAGGGCTGGGCGCTCGACGAAAACGGCCAGGTGCAGTCGGCCGGACTCGAAGACATTCGCATCCCCCTGAACGCCACTGCCCCGCCCCAGCTGACGAGCAACCTGTTCCTCCGGGGCAACCTCAACGCCGAAGCGGCGATCGGCGACACCACGAGCCTCTCGACCATCGTCTACGACCAGCAGGGACGCGCCCTGACGATCGTGGTTCAGTTCGAGAAGACCAACGACAACGAGTGGACCTGGCGTATCCAGGACTCCTCCGGTAACCCGATCACGGATACCGGCGGCACCCCGCAAACCGGTGTGATCACCTTCAACAACGACGGCACCGTCGACATCGACGGCGACCCGGCCACGGGCCCGGACAGCGGGCCGCTGGACCAGACCTTCAACTGGGACATCAACGGGGACGGCACGGACGAAACCTTCACGCTCAACTTTGCCGACGACACGGGCGGCATCACCCAGCTGGCCGGCTCCAACACGGTGGCCGTGCGCGATCAGGACGGGAGCCCGCCGGGCATCCTCACCGGCTTCAGCATCAACCAGGCAGGTTTCGTGGAGCTGAACTTCTCCAACGGCAACCAGCGCAAGATCTACCAGATCGCCCTGGGCAACGTCAGCAACCCGAACGGGTTGCAGCAGGAGGGGGACAACCTCTGGAGCCTGACCAGCTCCTCCGGCAGCCTGAGCCTCGGGCGGGCCGGTGTCGAACTCAGCCGCACGGCCATCGTCGCCGGCACACTGGAGATGAGCAACGTAGACCTGGCCACCGAATTCACCGACATGATTGTCACCCAGCGTGGCTACCAGGCTTCGGCCCGGGTCATCACCACCTCCGACGAGCTGCTTCAGGAAACCGTCAACCTGAAACGGTAA
- a CDS encoding chemotaxis protein CheW, whose protein sequence is MNQYATHSDDLLQLVSFVIENEEFGIDILNVQEIIRPVAITRVPNAPSFVEGVINLRGRIVPVVDLRKRFNLPPRPADKNTRIVVVELDGKVIGFMMDAVKEVLRVHRNVIEPPPELTIGIDTHYISGVAKLEDRLLILLELEEVLSAEELQAAHQTQQAAAA, encoded by the coding sequence ATGAACCAGTACGCAACCCACAGCGACGACCTGCTGCAACTGGTCAGCTTCGTCATTGAAAACGAGGAGTTTGGCATCGACATCCTGAACGTCCAGGAGATCATCCGGCCCGTGGCCATCACCCGCGTCCCGAATGCGCCCTCCTTTGTGGAAGGGGTTATCAACCTGCGGGGACGCATCGTGCCGGTGGTGGACCTGCGCAAGCGGTTCAACCTGCCGCCGCGCCCGGCGGACAAGAACACCCGGATCGTCGTCGTAGAGCTCGACGGCAAGGTGATCGGCTTCATGATGGATGCCGTGAAGGAAGTCCTCCGCGTCCACCGGAACGTGATCGAGCCGCCGCCGGAACTGACCATCGGGATCGACACGCACTACATCAGCGGGGTCGCCAAGCTGGAAGACCGGCTGCTGATCCTGCTGGAGCTCGAAGAGGTGCTCTCGGCCGAAGAGTTGCAGGCGGCCCATCAGACCCAGCAGGCGGCCGCCGCCTGA
- a CDS encoding HEAT repeat domain-containing protein → MYQSAPYPELFDPDPAVRTACLERLDAGDAVEAAATLLADPDAGVRETAAQILLACGTEEAARLTVRHITSDNITVRNRAGELLAQMGEAAVAALVPYVDDEDHDVRKFAIDVLALLPARHVAHHIARRLDDEDANVRVAAVDALCALEADEYAGALKDLYEREPVTRPSVVAAFGAFGPGRDLGFLERALSDEDPVVQFAAAEALASWGVPDVFPTLLGKVDTLDPMARPLVLKALVELWERHPDLAESLPAALKTYLIEMLDDPDDTYAAAAARGLHVFLDDETVDALLHHTGRNDTLDLEIFRALVHYPASFMCIVRAVESGRVNVVPATQLVLGLLAQQALAPELLGHVGRFFQHQFHNLDVETKLAALTLYRNLQHPALHPLLYAALADDDPEVTTYAADLARETAPASGFPLPDLPAPGTAR, encoded by the coding sequence ATGTACCAGAGCGCGCCCTATCCCGAACTTTTCGATCCGGACCCCGCCGTCCGGACTGCGTGTCTTGAACGGCTGGACGCCGGCGACGCCGTCGAAGCCGCGGCCACCCTGCTGGCCGACCCCGACGCCGGCGTCCGTGAGACCGCCGCCCAGATCCTGCTGGCGTGCGGCACCGAGGAAGCGGCCCGCCTCACGGTGCGCCACATCACCAGCGACAACATCACCGTCCGCAACCGGGCCGGCGAGTTGCTGGCCCAGATGGGCGAGGCGGCCGTGGCGGCCCTGGTTCCCTACGTCGACGACGAGGACCACGACGTGCGCAAGTTCGCCATCGACGTGCTGGCCCTGCTACCGGCCCGGCACGTGGCCCACCACATCGCCCGCCGCCTCGACGACGAGGATGCCAACGTGCGGGTTGCCGCCGTGGACGCGCTCTGTGCCCTGGAGGCCGATGAATATGCCGGCGCGCTGAAAGACCTCTACGAGCGCGAGCCGGTGACCCGTCCCAGCGTGGTGGCCGCCTTCGGCGCCTTCGGACCCGGACGGGATCTCGGCTTCCTCGAGCGGGCCCTCTCCGACGAGGACCCCGTGGTCCAGTTCGCGGCGGCCGAGGCCCTGGCCTCCTGGGGCGTGCCGGACGTCTTCCCCACCCTTCTGGGCAAGGTGGACACACTCGACCCCATGGCACGCCCGCTCGTCCTGAAGGCGCTCGTCGAGCTCTGGGAACGGCACCCCGATCTGGCCGAATCGCTGCCCGCCGCGCTGAAGACGTACCTCATCGAGATGCTGGACGACCCGGACGACACGTACGCCGCCGCGGCCGCGCGCGGCCTCCACGTCTTCTTGGACGACGAAACCGTGGATGCCCTGCTGCACCACACCGGCCGGAACGACACCCTCGACCTGGAAATCTTCCGGGCCCTCGTCCACTATCCCGCCTCCTTCATGTGCATCGTGCGGGCCGTCGAGTCCGGCCGGGTGAACGTCGTGCCGGCGACCCAGCTCGTGCTGGGCTTGCTGGCCCAGCAGGCCCTGGCCCCCGAACTGCTCGGGCACGTGGGCCGCTTCTTCCAGCATCAGTTCCATAACCTCGACGTCGAAACCAAGCTGGCCGCGCTGACCCTCTACCGGAACCTGCAACACCCGGCCCTTCACCCCCTCCTCTACGCCGCCCTGGCCGACGACGACCCGGAGGTGACCACCTACGCCGCCGACCTCGCCCGGGAGACCGCCCCCGCATCGGGTTTCCCCCTTCCCGACCTCCCTGCACCGGGCACCGCCCGCTGA
- a CDS encoding CheR family methyltransferase: MSLLAQLNLPARSPAASGKAELPDPLFEQFRRFIYEQTGIYFQDNKKYLLESRVGRRLTATGTPDYQAYFHYLLNGGAATELPELINAVTINETFFFRTPPQFEIIEEHIIPELVAQRTGPAPTLRLWSAACSTGDEPYSLALIVRDRLQARYPRVRFEIYGTDINTEVLETARAGSYGPRAVRNVPPPMLSRYFTVERDHYTLKPEVRETVRFAYLNLFDRNAVATMRNIDLILCANVLIYFDNKSKQQVVSSLYNSLNKGGYLLVGFSETLYGVTQAFQPVRFDKTIAYKKG, encoded by the coding sequence ATGAGTTTACTCGCTCAACTGAACCTGCCCGCGCGAAGCCCGGCTGCCTCGGGAAAGGCCGAACTCCCCGATCCACTCTTCGAACAGTTCCGGCGCTTCATCTACGAGCAGACCGGCATCTATTTCCAGGACAACAAGAAGTACCTGCTGGAGAGCCGGGTCGGCCGGCGCCTGACGGCAACCGGCACCCCGGACTACCAGGCGTACTTCCACTACCTCCTCAACGGAGGCGCCGCCACCGAGTTGCCGGAGCTGATCAACGCCGTAACCATCAACGAAACGTTCTTCTTCCGGACTCCTCCCCAGTTCGAGATCATCGAAGAACACATCATTCCGGAACTCGTCGCGCAGCGCACCGGCCCCGCGCCCACCCTCCGCCTCTGGAGCGCCGCCTGCTCGACCGGCGACGAACCCTACTCGCTCGCCCTGATCGTGCGGGACCGGCTCCAGGCACGCTACCCCCGGGTCCGGTTCGAGATCTACGGCACCGACATCAACACCGAGGTGCTGGAGACGGCCCGGGCTGGCTCCTATGGCCCGCGGGCCGTGCGGAACGTGCCACCGCCGATGCTCAGCCGCTACTTCACCGTCGAACGAGACCACTACACGCTCAAGCCGGAAGTCCGGGAGACGGTCCGCTTCGCGTACCTGAACCTCTTCGACCGGAACGCCGTGGCGACGATGCGCAACATCGACCTGATCCTCTGCGCCAACGTGCTGATTTACTTCGACAATAAATCCAAGCAGCAGGTGGTATCGTCGCTCTACAACAGCCTGAACAAGGGCGGGTACCTGCTGGTGGGCTTCTCCGAAACACTCTACGGCGTCACGCAAGCCTTCCAGCCCGTCCGGTTCGACAAAACGATCGCTTACAAGAAGGGGTGA
- a CDS encoding response regulator — translation MSKTVMVVDDSSAIRKFVMFALRARGLTVVTAQDGMEALEKLARARVDLVITDLNMPKLDGFGLLRALREDADYADLPIIILSSLSSQEEQRQGLELGANAYLVKPFDQKRIQYEVSKFI, via the coding sequence ATGTCCAAGACAGTAATGGTCGTAGATGACTCCAGCGCCATCCGGAAGTTTGTCATGTTTGCCCTGCGGGCGCGCGGCCTGACCGTCGTGACGGCACAGGACGGAATGGAGGCCCTGGAGAAACTGGCACGCGCCCGCGTGGACCTGGTCATCACGGACCTGAATATGCCCAAGCTCGACGGCTTCGGGCTGCTACGCGCCCTCCGGGAGGACGCCGACTACGCCGACCTCCCGATCATCATCCTGTCGTCACTCTCCAGTCAGGAAGAACAACGGCAGGGCCTCGAACTGGGCGCCAACGCCTACCTGGTCAAACCGTTCGACCAGAAACGGATTCAGTACGAAGTCTCCAAATTCATCTAG
- a CDS encoding response regulator, producing the protein MRFLVVDDSLTMRRIVCNALKEIGYSDYVEAADGAQALEKLGGESIDFVITDWNMPNMNGLELTKSIRNHPTLGHLPILMVTTRGMKEDVMAAMHARVNNYIVKPFTPEVLRDKIELILKTA; encoded by the coding sequence ATGCGGTTCCTCGTCGTAGATGATTCGCTCACGATGCGGCGAATCGTTTGCAACGCGCTCAAGGAAATCGGCTACAGCGACTATGTCGAAGCGGCCGACGGAGCCCAGGCACTCGAAAAGCTCGGAGGCGAGTCCATCGACTTCGTCATCACGGACTGGAACATGCCCAACATGAACGGGCTGGAGCTGACCAAGTCGATCCGCAACCATCCGACGCTGGGTCATCTGCCCATTCTGATGGTCACCACGCGCGGCATGAAGGAAGACGTCATGGCCGCCATGCATGCCCGCGTCAACAACTACATCGTCAAGCCCTTCACGCCGGAGGTGCTACGAGACAAGATCGAATTGATCCTCAAAACCGCCTAA
- a CDS encoding protein phosphatase CheZ, which translates to MGSLPLNDILQRLDDLRSVFILGQRAMPFVEEVLAFLREVVPVLDEVDSSIRVSTNKVMPTATSRLASVNEATELATTEIMDLVDETQAKVEQTRTRIEAAHQDLHHLDETDRQLAALIRERLDDPDLLREMETHLAQKNACRSRIAETLAHKLETLEEIHNNMNRIMMALQVQDITAQQIASVSHLIESVRAQLARFEGRLGAGTLEDFLDTTLPEGGTFDGNATYDRSGKKQKLADAIISSMAGEEAPAPGTEDATPTSQDEIDALFGNSQPASQDEIDNLFGAGDGASPKAASQDEIDNLFGNGQPAPQDEIDNLFGGNR; encoded by the coding sequence ATGGGTTCGCTTCCCCTGAACGACATCCTGCAACGACTCGACGATCTGCGCAGCGTTTTCATCCTCGGCCAGCGTGCCATGCCGTTCGTCGAGGAGGTGCTGGCGTTCCTGCGCGAGGTCGTGCCGGTCCTCGACGAAGTCGACAGCTCCATCCGCGTCAGCACCAACAAGGTCATGCCGACGGCCACCTCGCGCCTGGCCAGCGTCAACGAAGCAACGGAGCTGGCAACGACCGAGATCATGGACCTCGTCGACGAGACGCAGGCCAAGGTCGAACAAACCCGCACCCGCATCGAGGCCGCCCACCAGGACCTGCACCACCTGGACGAGACGGACCGGCAACTGGCCGCGCTGATCCGGGAACGCCTGGACGACCCGGACCTGCTCCGGGAGATGGAAACCCACCTGGCGCAGAAAAACGCCTGCCGCAGCCGCATCGCCGAAACGCTCGCACACAAGTTGGAGACCCTCGAGGAGATCCACAACAACATGAACCGGATCATGATGGCCCTCCAGGTGCAGGACATCACCGCACAGCAGATCGCCTCGGTGAGCCACCTGATCGAGTCGGTCCGTGCCCAGCTGGCCCGGTTCGAGGGCCGCCTCGGCGCCGGCACCCTGGAGGACTTCCTCGACACGACCCTGCCGGAGGGCGGCACGTTCGACGGCAACGCCACGTACGACCGCTCCGGCAAGAAGCAAAAGCTGGCCGACGCGATCATCTCCTCGATGGCCGGCGAAGAAGCCCCGGCCCCCGGGACGGAAGACGCGACGCCCACCTCACAGGACGAGATCGACGCCCTCTTCGGCAACAGCCAGCCCGCCTCCCAGGACGAGATCGACAACCTCTTCGGTGCCGGCGACGGCGCCTCCCCGAAGGCCGCCTCGCAGGATGAGATCGACAACCTCTTCGGCAACGGCCAGCCCGCCCCCCAGGACGAGATCGACAACCTCTTCGGCGGCAACCGCTGA
- a CDS encoding chemotaxis protein CheA has protein sequence MSDHPVFSEELREIVESFIVETREVFDELDNDLLELEHNAHDQALIDKIFRAVHTVKGTSGFLSLEQMSVLAHHFEDVLNRLRRGERALAPGMMDVLFAAFDQMKVLLHQVEEQHLVELDLSGLIAQLQAISDGTFGQENTSGDEPSEASPPAGTRRAPEVRSTGRVISDHPVFSEELREIVESFIVETREVFDELDNDLLELEHNAHDQALIDKIFRAVHTVKGTSGFLSLEQMSVLAHHFEDVLNRLRRGERALAPGMMDVLFAAFDQMKVLLHQVEEQHLVELDLSGLIAQLQAISNGTFGQDSTPAPAMNDRPTEAKPTAPPAATQPEAAPAAGERRTTRSSTETIRVEVRRLDNLMDLVGELVLGRNRLLQLVSDLDETEEYLELLRELVETSSQLDFITTELQTAVMHTRMVQIGRVFNKFPRVVRDLAREFHKEIDLVIEGQETEVDKSLIEEISDPLVHLIRNASDHGIETPEERRSKGKPVRGTIRLTAAHEGNHIVIRVEDDGAGIDPEKIKQHAIKKGLITPKEAAEMKDQNAFELIFTPGFSTAKQVSQVSGRGVGMDVVKTNIARLNGTIHIDSTLGRGTCFTLKLPLTLAIIQSLLVRLNEETFAIPLHAVIEVVGLREGDVQTIRGREVIRLREQVLPLVRIGDTLGVPGAHRHARRSYAVIVGIAHHRLGLIVDDLVGQKEIVIKPLGTFLKKTRGIAGSTILGDGRVIMILDVAEIVRIENARRRDGAEQREAA, from the coding sequence ATGTCCGACCATCCCGTCTTTTCCGAGGAGCTGCGTGAGATCGTCGAGAGCTTCATCGTCGAGACGCGCGAGGTCTTCGACGAACTCGACAACGACCTGCTCGAACTCGAACACAACGCGCACGACCAGGCCCTCATCGACAAAATCTTCCGGGCCGTGCACACCGTCAAGGGCACCTCGGGCTTCCTGAGCCTCGAGCAGATGTCCGTGCTCGCCCACCACTTCGAGGACGTGCTCAACCGCCTGCGCAGGGGCGAACGCGCCCTCGCTCCCGGCATGATGGACGTCCTCTTTGCCGCCTTCGACCAGATGAAGGTGCTCCTGCACCAGGTCGAAGAACAGCACCTGGTCGAACTCGACCTCTCCGGCCTGATCGCCCAGCTCCAGGCCATCTCCGACGGCACCTTCGGGCAGGAAAACACCTCCGGTGACGAACCCTCCGAAGCCAGCCCACCCGCCGGGACACGCCGCGCGCCCGAGGTCCGATCCACCGGCCGGGTCATCTCCGACCACCCCGTCTTTTCCGAGGAGCTGCGTGAGATCGTCGAGAGCTTCATCGTCGAGACGCGCGAGGTCTTCGACGAACTCGACAACGACCTGCTCGAACTCGAACACAACGCGCACGACCAGGCCCTCATCGACAAAATCTTCCGGGCCGTGCACACCGTCAAGGGCACCTCGGGCTTCCTGAGCCTCGAGCAGATGTCCGTGCTCGCCCACCACTTCGAGGACGTGCTCAACCGCCTGCGCAGGGGCGAACGCGCCCTCGCTCCCGGCATGATGGACGTCCTCTTTGCCGCCTTCGACCAGATGAAGGTGCTCCTGCACCAGGTCGAAGAACAGCACCTGGTCGAACTCGACCTCTCCGGCCTGATCGCCCAGCTCCAGGCCATCTCCAACGGCACCTTCGGACAGGACAGCACCCCGGCCCCCGCAATGAACGACCGGCCCACGGAAGCGAAGCCGACCGCCCCCCCGGCCGCAACGCAGCCGGAGGCGGCCCCCGCCGCCGGAGAACGTCGTACGACCCGAAGCAGCACCGAGACGATCCGCGTCGAGGTGCGCCGGCTGGACAACCTCATGGACCTGGTGGGCGAACTCGTGCTCGGCCGCAACCGGCTCTTGCAGCTCGTCTCCGACCTCGACGAGACCGAGGAATACCTGGAGCTCCTCCGCGAGCTGGTCGAAACCAGTTCCCAGCTGGACTTCATCACCACCGAGCTGCAAACTGCCGTCATGCACACGCGCATGGTGCAGATCGGGCGCGTCTTCAACAAGTTTCCCCGCGTCGTACGCGACCTGGCCCGAGAGTTTCACAAGGAAATCGACCTGGTCATCGAGGGCCAGGAGACCGAGGTGGACAAGTCGCTCATAGAAGAGATCAGCGACCCGCTGGTGCACCTGATCCGCAACGCTTCGGACCACGGAATCGAAACCCCCGAGGAGCGCCGGTCCAAAGGCAAGCCCGTCCGGGGCACCATCCGCCTGACGGCCGCGCACGAAGGCAACCACATCGTGATCCGGGTCGAAGACGACGGGGCCGGCATCGACCCCGAAAAGATCAAGCAACATGCGATCAAGAAAGGACTCATCACGCCGAAAGAGGCGGCGGAGATGAAGGACCAGAACGCCTTCGAGCTCATCTTCACCCCCGGCTTCAGCACGGCCAAGCAGGTCAGCCAGGTCTCCGGGCGCGGGGTTGGGATGGACGTCGTCAAGACCAACATCGCCCGGCTCAACGGCACCATCCACATCGACTCGACCCTGGGCCGGGGCACCTGCTTCACGCTGAAGCTGCCGCTGACGCTGGCCATCATCCAGAGCCTGCTGGTACGCCTGAACGAAGAGACCTTCGCCATCCCGCTGCATGCCGTCATCGAGGTCGTCGGCCTCCGCGAGGGCGACGTGCAGACCATCCGGGGGCGCGAGGTGATCCGCCTGCGCGAGCAGGTGCTCCCGCTCGTGCGCATCGGCGATACGCTCGGCGTGCCGGGTGCCCACCGGCATGCGCGACGCTCGTACGCCGTGATCGTCGGCATCGCCCACCACCGGCTCGGCCTCATCGTCGACGACCTGGTCGGGCAGAAGGAGATCGTGATCAAACCCCTGGGCACCTTCCTCAAGAAGACCCGCGGCATCGCCGGCTCCACCATCCTGGGCGACGGCCGGGTGATCATGATCCTGGATGTGGCCGAGATCGTCCGCATCGAGAACGCCCGGCGCCGCGACGGCGCCGAGCAGCGCGAGGCGGCCTGA
- a CDS encoding protein-glutamate methylesterase/protein-glutamine glutaminase encodes MIRILIVDDSAFMRKALSMMLEGDPEIRVVDTARDGLEALEKVRRLRPDVVTLDIEMPRMDGLTALRQIMQEHPCPVIMISSLTREGAQATLEALNAGAVDFIPKQLSFVSLEIAKIKEELIAKIKAIAASRAKLFRQPSPAKPAPSPGPSRPETPLVYRRARLLAIGVSTGGPAALQYVIPHLPADLPVPVAVVQHMPPHFTQSLANRLDKLSPLEVVEAEDGMELRPGRVIIAAGGRHLVFQAREAGTVVATPDHPETLHRPSVDVMFTSAADVFQGRVLATVMTGMGQDGRAGATAIRRRGGKIVAQDESSCVVYGMPRAVVEAGLADAVVPLDELAATLTQALTGLSDRPLSFPRMPSVSRDPLPDRP; translated from the coding sequence ATGATCCGTATCCTCATCGTCGACGACTCGGCCTTCATGCGGAAGGCGCTCTCCATGATGCTGGAGGGGGATCCCGAGATCCGCGTCGTCGACACGGCCCGCGACGGGCTGGAAGCCCTCGAAAAGGTTCGCCGCCTCCGGCCGGATGTGGTCACGCTCGACATTGAGATGCCCCGGATGGATGGCCTGACGGCCCTCCGGCAGATCATGCAGGAGCACCCCTGCCCGGTCATCATGATCAGCTCGCTGACCCGGGAGGGCGCCCAGGCTACCCTCGAGGCCCTCAACGCCGGCGCCGTCGACTTCATCCCCAAGCAGCTTTCCTTCGTCTCGCTCGAGATCGCCAAGATCAAGGAGGAACTCATCGCCAAGATCAAGGCGATTGCCGCCTCGCGTGCGAAGCTGTTCCGGCAGCCCTCGCCGGCAAAGCCAGCGCCTTCTCCCGGGCCCTCCCGTCCGGAAACGCCCCTGGTTTACCGCCGGGCACGCCTGCTGGCCATCGGTGTCTCGACCGGTGGCCCGGCGGCGTTACAATACGTGATCCCCCACCTGCCGGCGGACCTACCCGTGCCCGTGGCCGTGGTGCAGCACATGCCGCCGCACTTCACGCAGTCGCTCGCCAACCGGCTGGACAAGCTCAGCCCGCTCGAAGTGGTCGAGGCCGAGGATGGCATGGAGCTACGGCCAGGCCGGGTGATCATCGCGGCCGGCGGTCGGCACCTGGTCTTTCAGGCACGGGAAGCGGGCACCGTCGTCGCTACGCCGGACCACCCCGAGACGCTGCACCGGCCCTCCGTCGACGTCATGTTCACCTCGGCGGCCGACGTCTTTCAGGGGCGCGTGCTGGCCACGGTCATGACCGGCATGGGCCAGGACGGCCGGGCGGGCGCCACCGCCATCCGGCGACGTGGGGGCAAGATCGTGGCCCAGGACGAGAGCTCCTGCGTCGTCTACGGGATGCCCCGTGCCGTCGTCGAGGCGGGGCTGGCCGACGCTGTGGTCCCGCTCGACGAACTGGCCGCCACGCTGACGCAGGCCCTTACCGGCCTGTCCGATCGCCCGCTGTCTTTCCCCAGGATGCCGTCCGTCTCCCGAGACCCCCTGCCCGACCGTCCTTAA
- a CDS encoding ABC transporter substrate binding protein, whose protein sequence is MRMPHRIAVLSFVLALAGAATPVRLEDGPTPIQQMFVIKELKPDIERIGLIWDKNATDTEALMPQVQRASASTGIKVFLAEVTDLKDVAPQFRTLTREHQVQAIWILESTGVVDNSVTRSFIIKNATSANMPVFAPTEAWINEGASVAVLKKDGAISLLVNRAAAEAMSLTIPEKYLERIQYLAMN, encoded by the coding sequence ATGCGGATGCCGCATCGCATTGCTGTTCTGTCCTTCGTCCTGGCCCTGGCCGGTGCCGCCACCCCCGTGCGGCTGGAAGATGGACCTACCCCGATCCAGCAGATGTTCGTGATCAAAGAGCTGAAGCCGGACATCGAGCGCATCGGCCTGATCTGGGACAAGAACGCCACCGACACGGAAGCGCTGATGCCGCAGGTTCAGCGCGCCTCCGCCTCGACCGGCATCAAGGTCTTCCTGGCCGAGGTGACGGACCTGAAAGACGTCGCCCCCCAGTTCAGAACCCTGACGCGGGAACACCAGGTGCAGGCCATCTGGATCCTTGAGAGCACCGGCGTGGTGGATAACAGCGTCACGCGCAGCTTCATCATCAAGAACGCAACGTCGGCCAACATGCCGGTGTTTGCCCCCACCGAGGCGTGGATCAACGAGGGGGCCAGCGTGGCGGTGCTGAAGAAAGACGGCGCCATCTCGCTGCTGGTCAACCGGGCCGCCGCCGAGGCCATGTCCCTCACGATCCCCGAGAAATACCTGGAGCGCATCCAGTACCTGGCCATGAACTGA